From a region of the Zingiber officinale cultivar Zhangliang chromosome 4B, Zo_v1.1, whole genome shotgun sequence genome:
- the LOC121976875 gene encoding peroxidase P7-like has product MWTSRFRQQCLSADVHVHDNERCYICSNPVEFDRTSWCIVVAAPTCPYRRRIDKEMEGPSSRGSMPGYGLLAVVVMVSLLAGSGADAQLWPEFYATSCPKLQGVVRSVMAQAVRRDPRMGASILRLFFHDCFVNGCDASVLLDDTPTMAGEKNSGGNANSLLGYEVIDAIKARVEATCRSTVSCADILALAARDAVNLLGGPTWPVPLGRRDARWASMAAANANLPPASAGIDDLVARFAAKGLSLRDLTALSGAHTVGAAKCSKFRRHVYNDSNVDPAFAMFRRRICPAAGGDARLAPLDSTSPNRFDVSYYRDLMARRGLLHSDQELFNNGPADELVRLYGANGNAFDRDFAAAMVKMGGISPLTGGAGEIRINCRKSN; this is encoded by the exons ATGTGGACTTCTCGGTTTCGACAGCAGTGTCTCTCAGCGGATGTACATGTTCATGACAATGAGAGATGTTATATCTGCAGCAACCCGGTTGAATTTGATAGGACCTCTTGGTGCATCGTCGTTGCAGCACCAACTTGCCCCTATCGCCGAAGAATTGATAAAGAAATGGAGGGACCGTCCAGTCGAGGAAGCATGCCAG GGTATGGCTTGCTCGCCGTCGTCGTCATGGTGTCGTTGCTGGCCGGCTCCGGCGCCGACGCACAGCTGTGGCCGGAGTTCTATGCGACGAGCTGCCCCAAGCTGCAGGGCGTCGTTAGATCTGTGATGGCGCAGGCGGTGAGGCGGGATCCTCGCATGGGCGCCTCCATCCTCCGCCTCTTCTTTCACGACTGCTTTGTCAAC GGATGTGATGCTTCCGTCCTCCTCGACGACACTCCGACGATGGCCGGCGAAAAAAACTCCGGAGGCAACGCCAACTCCCTCCTGGGCTACGAAGTCATCGACGCGATCAAGGCCCGCGTCGAGGCCACCTGTCGCTCCACCGTCTCCTGCGCCGACATCCTCGCGCTCGCCGCCCGCGACGCCGTCAATCTG CTGGGAGGGCCGACGTGGCCGGTGCCGCTCGGGCGGCGGGACGCGAGGTGGGCGAGCATGGCCGCGGCCAACGCGAACCTGCCCCCCGCCTCCGCCGGCATCGACGACCTCGTCGCGCGGTTCGCCGCCAAGGGCCTGAGCCTGCGCGACCTCACGGCGCTCTCCGGCGCCCACACAGTCGGCGCAGCCAAGTGCAGCAAGTTCCGGCGCCACGTCTACAACGACAGCAACGTGGACCCCGCGTTCGCCATGTTCCGCCGGAGGATCTGCCCGGCAGCCGGCGGAGACGCCCGGCTGGCGCCTCTGGACTCGACGAGCCCGAACCGGTTCGACGTGAGCTACTATCGGGATCTGATGGCGCGGCGGGGGCTGCTGCACTCTGACCAGGAGCTGTTCAATAACGGGCCGGCGGACGAGCTGGTGAGGCTTTACGGCGCCAACGGAAATGCCTTCGACCGGGACTTTGCGGCGGCGATGGTGAAGATGGGCGGAATCAGCCCCTTGACTGGCGGCGCAGGGGAGATCAGAATAAACTGCAGGAAATCCAACTGA